TCCGACCGACATTGCCGTCGTCACATTGCGGTTGAAGAACAGCTTCTCCAGCGCTACGGCCTCCGGCTTGTAACGGTCAATCAGCTGCAGCATACCCTCATAAACGTGGAGCAGCCGCTCCTCCTCCGGCGTATGGGCTTCCGTCTGGATACAGCCATACTGAACCGGCGTAAGCTTGCTGCCATTTTTGTCAATGAAGCCGAAGCCGACAATCGCTATCCCCGGATCGATCCCCAGAATTCGCAAAACCATCTCTCCCCTATTTATCGGTAGCCTTCCCGCACGGTTCATTTCCCCGCCTTGAAAGCGAACATATGTATTCCTTCTACCCATTATAGCAAAAATAGGCTGTCCGGGGAGCATAAACTTTTCCATACCCGATATATAAAATAGTTTCACAAAATGTAACCTTAGCCTCAACCTCACTCAGGGCTTGACCAAACACCCGAAACTGATAAATCATACAACAAAAAAAGACCGCCGGTTTTCACCAACGGCCTTCATTACCCATCTCCTCAAGAATTCTCTTCAAAAACCCGCCCTACATCGTCTGCTCGGAATCGTCCCGCGCATAATCGCTAAAGGTCGAAAGCACACTATTGTACTCATCAATATCCTGTACCCGGATTCCGCCCTGAAGCTGCTTCCATACTTTTTCCGGCAGCGAGGATTTCATCGTTCCAATATCGATTTGAAAAAAGGTTTTAAGCGCCTCCTCCCGTTTAGGAGGTCCTTTGAACAGGGTGAGATTTCCTTCGTTATCTATGCCAATGTACGCTTCCTTCTTGCAGGAAGGCGATAAATCATTCACATTCCGCTCCAGCCAGACATCTCCGTCAGACCCGATTCTTCCCTGCCAGTCCGGTTGTTCCGAAAGCAGAGCCTGCAATTTCTCGGGATTCATTGGTCCTAAAGTATCCCGGACTTCATCACCACTAACGTAGGATGTCTTGTAATGGACTTTACGGCTGAGGCCGGTATCTTCAATAATCATGCTAAGCGACTTCGCATCGCCCAGACCCAAAATTCGTTCCCCCGGCTCTTCTTGTC
This region of Paenibacillus sp. URB8-2 genomic DNA includes:
- a CDS encoding BofC C-terminal domain-containing protein, with amino-acid sequence MSAFRLKKQLWRRWRRWKKALWVGTACAVLTVCAWSGLRVSDRLSDLLTGSMSAVEAKFAELNNHAVSNYTLLHEQASAVFGQEEPGERILGLGDAKSLSMIIEDTGLSRKVHYKTSYVSGDEVRDTLGPMNPEKLQALLSEQPDWQGRIGSDGDVWLERNVNDLSPSCKKEAYIGIDNEGNLTLFKGPPKREEALKTFFQIDIGTMKSSLPEKVWKQLQGGIRVQDIDEYNSVLSTFSDYARDDSEQTM